In the Micrococcales bacterium genome, GAGTAAACTCGGACGGCCAAGGTTCACTAACCTTCGGGATGTATGACTACATCCCCTCAGATCGCTCACCTTGTCCGTCTCGAGTAAACTCGGACGGCCAAGGTTCACTAACCTTCGGGATGTGGCGCAGCTTGGTAGCGCACCTGCTTTGGGAGCAGGGGGCCCCGGGTTCAAATCCCGGCATCCCGACCAGTTCGTGCCCGTTTGGCTTTCCGGTCGCGGGCAACTAGGTCTTAGACGCACACCTGGCCGCATTGGTGTTAGCGCACGGGGTGGGGGTGTGCTCACACGATTCAGACTTCGCTCGCTTTGACGGCTTGACCTGGACGCGGCCGACTGCCCCGACACGCCCCTGAGCCACGCGGTTCGCTGAAAGGGCCCGGCCAAACGGCGGTTTCACGCCGCCGGCGGACACCTAATTGCCGCCACCTTTAGGCCAGGGAGTTGAGTGCGCCGTCTACCGCGGCCAGTACCAACGGGTCCAGCCACCGGGGTACTTCCTTACCCACAAACGGCCGCGTCAAGCCATAGGACAGTTGCATCACAACGGCGACCACTTGCTCAAATCCGGCCTTGGGCACAACCTCGCTGGCCAGGGCGAAGATCTGCCCCATGATGTCATCGTTGACGACCGCGGCGCGGGCCCTAAGTTTGGCTGGTCCGGCGGTGGCCAGATCCGGCTGGCGCCACAGCGTCATGGCCATGGCCTCATCGGGGTACTGGCGGCAGTAGTCAGGAATTGCGCTGGCCACAGCCAGCAGGGCCGCCCTGGGTTGCGGCGCGTCTTTCATCATTTGGCTCAAGTAGCGATGCCAGCGGCCGATGGCGCGTAGCCACAGTTCGCCTGTCAGCTCGTCCCGCGAGGCGAACCTGTAATAGATCGAGCCCATCGGAGCACCGCAGGCCTGGCCAATTTGCGCCAAGGTGGCGTCCCGGCCGTTTTGGGCGACAGCCCGCTGCGCGCCATCGAGCAACTGATCGAGGCTAAAGACCTGCCGGCGAGCCACCAGGTAATTATAGCGGAGGCATTCTAGAGCTGCTATTCTAGAGGTAGTATTCTGGAATCAAGACACTAAATGCTCGTCAAGGCGGCCGCGGCCCAAAGTGCCAACAACGGCGACCGGGACCGAAATAACCCCGGCAGGCGGGTTGTCCAATCGAATGGAGAAGGCGTGAATCGAAGTCCAGTCAGCGGGGGTGACCCGGCCAAAGGTCAGCACAGGGCAGCTATGGGCACCACCGCCGCACAACTAGCTCAGCCGGCGAGCATCGCCACGGGAACGCCGGCCCCATCGGTGAACACGGCAAAAGGCCGGTCGAAGCTCTTACCAGGTAGTGACGTTGGACGGCTGGGCTGGCGCTGGACCGGCCGGGCTTTGGTGGGAATTGGAGTGTTCCACCAGATCCTGGGCCTAGTTGCGGGCTGGAGCATCATGGGCCAGGCCGCCCGCGACGGCCTGCTGAGCGCGACTGGACAAGACCCCGAATTCGCGTCGTTGTTTTGGTTCCTGTTCGCCGGCGTGGTGATGATCATGCTGGGATTGCTGGTTAGCTTCGTCAACTCAACTTTGCGCCGGCCGGCGCCGGTCTGGCTGGGTTGGTGGTTCGTGGGGATGTCGCTGGTTGGCCTGCCATTCGTTCCCGTGAGTGGGTTTTGGCTGACCTTGGCTCTGGGCATCTGGATGATTCTGGCCGCCCGCCCGGCCAAGGCCAACGCCGGCTGATAGTCACATCTGGCCACCTCCTTGTTTGGTCCGCCGTGGCTAACCGCCTAACCACGAACGAACTTCGTCAGTCAGAACAGGCCCGTTCAAGCGCGGGTTTGCCTGCGGCTATCCGCCCAGCCATAGGCCAAGCGCGGCGGCCGCCACCGCAGCTAGGCACATGGCACCGGCGTGCGCCGCGGCCAGGCGCCACCCGCTGGCTTTGACCAAGTCGGCTGACTGGACCAAGGCAGTCGAGAAGGTCGTGTAGCCGCCCAAGAAGGCCGCACCTTCTGTCCAAACCAGTCCCGTCCCGGTTTGGGCTGACTGCCAGGCAAACAACAAGCCCAGCAGAAACGCCCCGGACAGGTTGATGACAAACAGGTCCAGGCCGCGCCTAATCCGGCTCAGAAGAATGCCCAGTAGCCAGCGGCAAGTGGCACCAACGCCACCAGCCAAGAACACTGCGATCATGAGGCTTGCCGCCGATTCATCGCCAGCCGGGTCAGTCGCGCGGCCACCAGCGCGGCTGCCATCCCGCCCACCAGCGAGCCCAGGGCGTAGCCGGTGGCCAACCACGGGCTAGTGGGCAACCGTTCGGCAACCTGAACGCCAAAGGCTGAATAGGTGGTGAAACCGCCCAGCAGACCGGTGCCGACGCCCTGCCTTAAGCGAGAGCTCAAACGAGTCTCGGGGCCTTGGCCTGCCAGCCAAGTCAACAGCCAAGCCAGCACGGCCGTCCCTAGTAGGTTGATGCAGAAAGTGGCCCAAGGCCAGCCCTGGGCGGGCCAGATTTGGTCAATTGCGCTCCGGGCCAAAGTGCCGCAGCCGCCGCCCGCCAGCACAAAGGCGAGGACAATGCCGGTCTCTCGTGCCGGCATCGGCCACCGGTTTTTGGGTGCTGACTGGCGCGAGGCGTCGCGGCCATTGCCAGGTGGGGGAGTGCGGCGCGCCATACGCTTCCTTTTCGTTGTGGGCAGGCGCGCGGGTTCCGCCCGCCTGCTCGCGGGACAGGAACCATCAGCCGGGGGGCGGTTTGGGCCGGGACTGGTCAGCTGAAGCGACCGGCTTGGCCCAGGCGGGATCCATCACCGCAGGCCAGCCTAGCCGATCTGCGTGAGACCAGGTGATGTATAATGTGGTGTATGTTGCGTACCAATATCTATCTCGACCAGGGGCAGGTCGAGGCGTTGGATGCGGTCGCTGACCGGGATGGAGTTTCCAGAGCCGAGGTTGTCCGGCGACTGATAGACCGGGGGTTGTCAGGTCCCGGTCGCAACA is a window encoding:
- a CDS encoding TetR/AcrR family transcriptional regulator, which translates into the protein MARRQVFSLDQLLDGAQRAVAQNGRDATLAQIGQACGAPMGSIYYRFASRDELTGELWLRAIGRWHRYLSQMMKDAPQPRAALLAVASAIPDYCRQYPDEAMAMTLWRQPDLATAGPAKLRARAAVVNDDIMGQIFALASEVVPKAGFEQVVAVVMQLSYGLTRPFVGKEVPRWLDPLVLAAVDGALNSLA
- a CDS encoding DUF6463 family protein, coding for MNRSPVSGGDPAKGQHRAAMGTTAAQLAQPASIATGTPAPSVNTAKGRSKLLPGSDVGRLGWRWTGRALVGIGVFHQILGLVAGWSIMGQAARDGLLSATGQDPEFASLFWFLFAGVVMIMLGLLVSFVNSTLRRPAPVWLGWWFVGMSLVGLPFVPVSGFWLTLALGIWMILAARPAKANAG
- a CDS encoding CrcB family protein — its product is MIAVFLAGGVGATCRWLLGILLSRIRRGLDLFVINLSGAFLLGLLFAWQSAQTGTGLVWTEGAAFLGGYTTFSTALVQSADLVKASGWRLAAAHAGAMCLAAVAAAALGLWLGG
- a CDS encoding CrcB family protein, yielding MPARETGIVLAFVLAGGGCGTLARSAIDQIWPAQGWPWATFCINLLGTAVLAWLLTWLAGQGPETRLSSRLRQGVGTGLLGGFTTYSAFGVQVAERLPTSPWLATGYALGSLVGGMAAALVAARLTRLAMNRRQAS
- a CDS encoding ribbon-helix-helix protein, CopG family, whose protein sequence is MLRTNIYLDQGQVEALDAVADRDGVSRAEVVRRLIDRGLSGPGRNTDELLNAIRGAAGCCQAFEVPGRGPGAREEHLDQMWAKQP